The Zalophus californianus isolate mZalCal1 chromosome 8, mZalCal1.pri.v2, whole genome shotgun sequence genome has a segment encoding these proteins:
- the LOC113937999 gene encoding 60S ribosomal protein L17-like: MHIRKATKYLKDVTLQKQCVPFRRYNGGVGRCAQAKQWGWTQGRWPKKSAEFLLHVLKNAESNAELKGLDVDSLVIEHIQLNKAPRMQRRMYRAHGWINPYMSSPCHIEMILTEKEQIVPKPEEEVAQKKKISQKRLKKQKLMAQE, translated from the coding sequence ATGCATATCCGAAAAGCCACCAAGTATCTGAAAGACGTCACTTTACAGAAGCAGTGTGTGCCATTCCGTCGCTACAATGGTGGAGTTGGTAGGTGTGCCCAGgccaaacagtggggctggacacagggtcggtggcccaagaagagtgctgaatttttactgcacgtgcttaaaaatgcagagagtaatgctgaacttaagggtttagatgttgattctctggtcattgagcACATCCAGCTGAACAAAGCCCCCAGGATGCAGCGTAGAATGTACAGGGCTCATGGTTGGATTAACCCATacatgagctctccctgccacattGAGATGATacttactgaaaaagagcagattgttcctaaaccagaagaggaggttgcacagaagaaaaagatatcccagaagagactgaagaaacaaaaacttatggcccaggagtaa